A region from the Hydrogenimonas sp. genome encodes:
- a CDS encoding phospholipid-binding protein, whose protein sequence is MKKAVFLFLAVVGAAVVYAGGFTLKSPDLSGQLSMEQVYNGFGCSGKNISPKLVWSNAPKGTKSFAVTVYDPDAPTGSGWWHWLVFNIPATVHSLPRGAGDPSAHLLPKGAVQSRTDFGKTGYGGACPPVGDKPHRYIFTVYALNVEKLPLKADSAPALVGYMLEKHAIAKASLISYYGR, encoded by the coding sequence ATGAAAAAGGCGGTTTTCCTGTTTCTGGCAGTTGTAGGTGCGGCGGTTGTGTATGCCGGCGGTTTCACTCTTAAAAGTCCCGATCTTTCCGGGCAGTTGAGCATGGAGCAGGTCTACAACGGCTTCGGGTGCAGCGGTAAAAACATCTCTCCGAAGCTTGTCTGGAGCAACGCTCCGAAGGGGACGAAGAGTTTCGCCGTGACGGTCTACGATCCGGATGCACCTACCGGCAGCGGCTGGTGGCACTGGCTCGTTTTCAACATTCCGGCTACCGTACACTCTCTGCCCAGAGGTGCCGGTGATCCTTCGGCCCATCTGCTCCCAAAAGGTGCCGTTCAGAGCCGTACCGACTTCGGAAAGACCGGTTACGGCGGTGCGTGTCCTCCCGTCGGTGACAAGCCCCACCGATATATCTTTACCGTCTATGCGCTGAATGTGGAGAAGCTGCCGCTCAAAGCCGACAGCGCGCCGGCACTGGTCGGTTACATGCTCGAAAAACATGCGATAGCCAAAGCGTCGCTCATCTCATACTACGGAAGGTAG
- a CDS encoding putative Holliday junction resolvase YggF, which produces MKKERIAAIDVGLKRIGTAICLDGESAIPQPPILRRNREQAAGDVDAFLKEWQIDRLVVGLPESGSGAEQMQNRIRHFVNLLTFSGKIDYVDEYGSSKEAAERMKGVTRQKRDGKLDSIAAQIILERYLSKSR; this is translated from the coding sequence ATGAAAAAAGAGAGAATCGCCGCGATAGATGTGGGACTCAAGAGGATAGGCACGGCGATCTGCCTGGACGGGGAGAGCGCCATACCGCAGCCGCCGATACTGCGCAGGAACAGGGAGCAGGCGGCAGGGGATGTCGACGCCTTTTTAAAAGAGTGGCAGATAGACCGGCTTGTCGTCGGGCTGCCGGAGAGCGGAAGCGGCGCGGAGCAGATGCAAAACCGCATACGCCACTTCGTCAATCTTCTAACCTTCTCCGGGAAGATAGACTATGTAGACGAGTACGGCAGCAGCAAGGAGGCTGCCGAGAGAATGAAGGGGGTGACCCGTCAGAAGAGAGACGGAAAGCTCGACTCCATAGCGGCACAGATCATTCTGGAGCGCTATCTTTCGAAGAGCAGGTGA
- a CDS encoding exodeoxyribonuclease III, which translates to MATSICTFNVNSIRSRIDLISRWLKEKREVDILCLQETKCEAEQFPYEAFDSLGYSSAVNGQKRLNGVAICSKLPMKSVKTEFGNEVLDREKRLIEAKIGDVTILNCYVPRGGEEESERFYYKMEFFDALKEYTEKLFEKSGMVILLGDFNVALDEKDVYDPAVFEGAVGFLPAEQEKMRALLETGLRDCYRKLHPEGRSFTWWDYRNAGIWRDEGMRIDYILASEALCKECTSIEVDLWTRRRRSPTPSDHAPLVAGFSSFDAIGAG; encoded by the coding sequence ATGGCGACATCCATCTGCACGTTCAATGTAAACTCCATTCGATCGCGTATCGACCTCATCTCCCGCTGGCTGAAAGAGAAGCGGGAGGTAGATATTCTCTGCCTGCAGGAGACGAAGTGCGAAGCGGAGCAGTTTCCCTATGAAGCGTTCGACTCACTCGGCTACAGCTCCGCTGTAAACGGACAAAAGCGTCTCAACGGCGTAGCCATCTGCTCAAAACTACCCATGAAATCCGTAAAAACCGAGTTCGGAAACGAAGTGCTGGACCGTGAAAAAAGGCTGATCGAAGCGAAGATAGGAGATGTCACGATATTAAACTGCTATGTTCCGCGCGGCGGCGAGGAGGAGAGTGAGCGCTTCTACTACAAGATGGAGTTTTTCGACGCCCTTAAAGAGTACACCGAAAAGCTTTTTGAAAAGAGTGGGATGGTGATTCTACTGGGAGATTTCAACGTGGCTCTCGACGAGAAGGATGTATACGATCCCGCCGTTTTCGAAGGTGCCGTAGGCTTCCTGCCGGCTGAACAGGAGAAGATGCGTGCCCTTCTTGAAACAGGACTCCGCGACTGCTACAGGAAGCTCCATCCCGAAGGGCGCTCCTTTACATGGTGGGACTACAGAAACGCCGGTATCTGGAGAGACGAAGGGATGCGCATAGACTATATACTTGCGAGCGAGGCTCTTTGCAAAGAGTGTACCTCCATAGAGGTGGATCTCTGGACGAGGCGACGCCGTTCACCCACCCCAAGCGACCATGCACCGCTGGTCGCCGGGTTCAGCAGCTTCGACGCTATAGGCGCCGGATAG
- a CDS encoding S-adenosylmethionine:tRNA ribosyltransferase-isomerase yields the protein MRPEAKSLPKNSLKTESYDYTLPPELIATEPAEPKESSRLLVIERESGKITHALFKDILSFIPEGCAVLYNDTKVIKARLFGRKSSGGSVELLINRPLGGSRYSVLIRGRVRAGTILHFGKTLKAGVEKLCGDGSRVVTFFDKEDRPLPFEELLPYLERLGHMPLPPYIGREDTKADEKSYQPVFAEKEGAVAAPTASLHFSDKLFEELKKRFETAPVTLHVGAGTFKPVEAETITDHPMHSEYYEIPDKAASIIDSQKEILAIGTTVTRTVEYYVRTAKRSGECDLFLHPGNPPMRVDHLLTNFHLPKSTLIMLVASFLGIEETIKVYNEAIKKRYRFYSYGDAMLIL from the coding sequence ATGAGACCGGAAGCGAAGAGTCTGCCGAAAAATAGTCTTAAAACAGAGAGCTACGACTATACACTGCCCCCGGAGCTGATAGCTACGGAGCCGGCGGAACCGAAAGAGAGTTCCAGACTGCTCGTGATAGAGCGCGAAAGCGGAAAAATAACCCATGCCCTGTTCAAAGATATTCTCTCTTTCATACCCGAAGGGTGCGCCGTACTCTACAACGACACGAAAGTGATCAAAGCGAGGCTTTTCGGGAGAAAGAGCAGCGGCGGCTCTGTCGAACTGCTCATAAACAGACCTCTCGGCGGTAGTCGCTACAGTGTACTTATCCGCGGCAGAGTGAGAGCGGGAACGATACTCCATTTCGGCAAAACCCTGAAGGCGGGAGTGGAAAAGCTCTGCGGGGACGGCAGCAGAGTCGTCACTTTTTTCGACAAGGAGGATAGGCCGCTGCCTTTCGAAGAGCTGCTTCCATACCTCGAAAGGCTGGGCCACATGCCGCTTCCCCCATATATCGGCCGGGAAGATACGAAGGCCGACGAGAAGAGCTACCAGCCTGTTTTCGCCGAAAAAGAGGGGGCGGTGGCCGCACCGACGGCATCACTCCACTTCAGCGACAAGCTCTTCGAAGAGTTGAAAAAAAGATTCGAAACGGCACCGGTAACACTCCATGTCGGAGCAGGAACGTTCAAGCCCGTGGAGGCCGAGACCATAACCGACCACCCGATGCACAGCGAATATTACGAAATTCCCGACAAGGCAGCCTCCATCATAGATTCGCAAAAGGAGATTCTGGCTATCGGCACCACCGTCACCAGAACAGTAGAGTACTATGTGCGCACCGCGAAGCGCTCCGGGGAGTGCGACCTCTTTCTGCATCCGGGCAATCCTCCGATGCGGGTAGATCACCTGCTTACGAACTTTCACCTTCCGAAATCTACCCTGATAATGCTGGTAGCCTCGTTTCTGGGCATCGAAGAGACAATAAAAGTGTATAATGAGGCGATAAAAAAGCGATACCGCTTCTACAGCTACGGCGATGCGATGCTGATACTGTAG
- a CDS encoding twin-arginine translocation protein TatC has product MFDELKPHIAELRKRLAYSIGALVVCFFVAFYFYEPILEWMTKPLKTVLPESSYMIATGVPEVFFTAVKVSLFAGFLMALPFILYQFWLFIAPGLYEHEKKYIWPFVFFASGMFFLGALFAYYVVVPYGFAFLVNFAEQIVTVAPKINEYVGFFTKIMIGFGIAFELPVVTFFLALLGLVDDNTLKSFFKYAIILIFVLAALLTPPDVVTQLLMAIPLIVLYGVSIIIAKIVNPYKPPEEEENETGSEESAEK; this is encoded by the coding sequence ATGTTTGACGAATTGAAACCGCATATCGCGGAACTCAGAAAACGGCTGGCATATTCCATAGGAGCGCTTGTCGTATGCTTCTTCGTTGCCTTCTACTTCTACGAACCAATTCTGGAGTGGATGACAAAGCCGCTCAAGACGGTGCTTCCGGAGAGTTCGTATATGATCGCCACCGGGGTGCCGGAGGTCTTCTTCACGGCCGTAAAAGTCTCTCTCTTTGCCGGTTTTCTTATGGCGCTGCCGTTCATTCTCTACCAGTTCTGGCTGTTTATAGCCCCTGGACTCTACGAACATGAAAAAAAGTATATCTGGCCGTTCGTCTTCTTCGCCTCAGGCATGTTCTTTCTGGGAGCCCTTTTCGCATATTACGTCGTGGTACCCTACGGATTCGCCTTCCTGGTCAACTTCGCGGAGCAGATAGTCACCGTCGCACCGAAGATAAACGAGTATGTAGGCTTCTTCACGAAGATAATGATCGGCTTCGGCATAGCCTTCGAACTCCCCGTAGTCACCTTTTTCCTTGCACTGCTGGGGCTCGTGGACGACAATACGCTCAAGAGCTTTTTCAAATACGCCATAATCCTCATATTCGTTCTGGCGGCGCTTCTGACTCCACCCGATGTCGTTACACAACTGCTTATGGCGATACCTCTTATCGTTCTCTACGGAGTCTCCATAATAATCGCGAAGATCGTCAACCCCTACAAACCGCCGGAAGAGGAGGAGAATGAGACCGGAAGCGAAGAGTCTGCCGAAAAATAG
- a CDS encoding twin-arginine translocation protein TatB, giving the protein MFGMGLSEIFFIVVIAILFLGPDKLPDAMIQIAKFFRSIKRTVNDAKTTLEEELKVSELKEEAFRYKKQLDEATAKLEGMATADLTTLEELTETVEEVRKSEEKLESEAEEIKEKVEPKREVVTFPKKSADRTEKSGDTMKNRDEKQKESDV; this is encoded by the coding sequence ATGTTTGGCATGGGATTGAGCGAAATTTTTTTTATTGTCGTAATCGCCATCCTCTTTCTGGGGCCCGATAAACTTCCCGACGCGATGATACAGATCGCCAAATTTTTCCGCAGCATAAAACGGACCGTAAACGACGCCAAAACCACCCTGGAAGAGGAGCTCAAGGTGAGCGAACTCAAGGAGGAGGCGTTCAGGTACAAAAAGCAGCTGGATGAGGCTACCGCCAAGCTGGAAGGGATGGCTACGGCCGATCTGACTACACTGGAAGAGCTCACCGAGACCGTCGAAGAGGTAAGAAAGTCGGAAGAGAAACTGGAGAGCGAGGCCGAAGAGATCAAAGAGAAGGTAGAGCCCAAACGTGAGGTTGTCACCTTCCCGAAAAAGAGTGCAGACAGAACCGAAAAGAGCGGTGATACTATGAAAAATAGAGACGAAAAGCAAAAGGAGAGCGATGTTTGA
- a CDS encoding hypothetical radical SAM family enzyme in heat shock gene cluster, similarity with CPO of BS HemN-type encodes MRDGPLLYLHIPFCDSKCHYCSFNSYVDRFELKESYMRAAAKQLENDLALFRIERGSLATLFIGGGTPSTVEPWLYEPIFEAAERYLREDAEITSEANPNSATDEWLDGMKRLGVNRVSFGVQSFFDDKLKLLGRAHRSAEAAAAVMRAWTAGFSHISIDLIYSTSLDTPERVESEIARALELPIDHLSAYELTIEEGTPFEKSPEVRVESVEQARIVRDMLKERGWDEYEVSNFGLHRCRHNLGYWEYRPYLGVGSGAVGRIGKRRYTPAPLPELYIKDPLFKDYETLTPAQMVEERILLGLRSCTGVDETLLSADMAERARLLQREGRLIFEGGRYYNPDFLLSDEIALFIIG; translated from the coding sequence ATGAGAGACGGACCGCTTCTATATCTGCACATACCTTTTTGCGACAGCAAGTGCCACTACTGCAGTTTCAACTCCTACGTAGACAGGTTCGAGCTAAAAGAGAGCTATATGAGAGCCGCCGCGAAACAGTTGGAAAACGACCTTGCGCTGTTCAGGATAGAAAGAGGGTCGCTGGCTACTCTTTTCATCGGCGGCGGAACCCCTTCCACCGTGGAGCCCTGGCTTTACGAACCCATCTTCGAAGCCGCGGAGAGGTACCTTCGCGAAGATGCCGAGATAACGAGCGAAGCCAACCCCAACAGTGCGACGGATGAGTGGCTTGATGGCATGAAGCGGCTGGGGGTCAACCGCGTGAGTTTCGGTGTCCAGAGCTTCTTCGACGACAAGCTGAAACTCCTTGGTCGGGCTCACAGGTCGGCTGAAGCGGCGGCGGCCGTCATGAGGGCCTGGACTGCAGGCTTTTCACACATCTCGATAGACCTCATCTACTCCACTTCCCTGGATACACCGGAGAGGGTCGAGTCAGAAATAGCCCGGGCGTTGGAGCTGCCTATCGACCATCTGAGCGCCTATGAACTCACTATCGAAGAGGGGACCCCGTTCGAAAAGAGCCCGGAGGTTCGGGTAGAGTCGGTCGAACAGGCCCGCATAGTCAGAGATATGCTGAAAGAGCGCGGCTGGGATGAGTACGAAGTCTCCAACTTCGGCCTCCACAGGTGCCGTCACAATCTCGGCTACTGGGAGTACAGACCCTACCTCGGGGTGGGAAGCGGAGCGGTGGGGCGCATAGGGAAGAGGCGCTACACTCCCGCCCCCCTGCCGGAACTCTACATAAAAGATCCGCTCTTCAAAGATTACGAAACTCTCACTCCCGCCCAGATGGTGGAGGAGCGCATACTTCTCGGACTCCGAAGCTGCACAGGCGTAGATGAGACTCTGTTGAGTGCCGATATGGCGGAGCGTGCCCGGCTTCTGCAGAGAGAGGGACGACTCATTTTCGAGGGAGGACGCTACTACAACCCCGATTTTTTGCTGAGTGACGAGATAGCCCTCTTTATCATCGGCTAA
- a CDS encoding adenosine (5')-pentaphospho-(5'')-adenosine pyrophosphohydrolase — translation MKNLGKSKEKRYRPNVAAIILSSKYPEKVEFFIASRSDIKDAWQFPQGGIDEGETPRQALFRELKEEIGTDEVEIVAEFPEWVSYDFPEVIAKKMYPFDGQRQKYFLVRLKPGARINLETEEPEFQHYTFVPYKKIFDYITYFKRPVYKRVLNYFRKKGYL, via the coding sequence ATGAAAAATCTTGGAAAATCGAAGGAGAAGAGATATCGGCCCAACGTAGCAGCTATCATTCTCTCGTCAAAATATCCCGAAAAGGTGGAGTTTTTCATAGCTTCCCGAAGCGATATAAAGGATGCCTGGCAGTTTCCGCAGGGCGGTATTGACGAAGGTGAGACTCCGCGGCAGGCTCTTTTCAGGGAGCTGAAAGAGGAGATAGGTACCGATGAAGTGGAGATTGTAGCCGAATTTCCGGAGTGGGTCAGCTACGACTTCCCCGAAGTGATAGCGAAGAAGATGTACCCGTTCGACGGACAGCGGCAGAAATATTTTCTGGTGCGCCTCAAGCCGGGAGCCAGAATAAATCTGGAGACGGAAGAGCCGGAGTTTCAGCACTATACGTTTGTTCCGTACAAGAAGATTTTCGACTATATCACCTACTTCAAGCGACCGGTATACAAACGGGTATTGAACTATTTCAGAAAAAAGGGATATCTCTAA
- a CDS encoding aspartokinase, whose product MLIVQKFGGTSVGDLDRIANVAKRVARTRDEGHDVIVVVSAMSGETNKLIEYAHFFSKTPQREAMDLLLSSGERVTSALLSIALNEMGYKSVAMTGRQAGIVTDKSYTSARIDHIDPAPMGNAIKEGNIVVVAGFQGINPDGRVTTLGRGGSDLTAVAIAGALDADLCEIYTDVDGVYTTDPRIEPKARKMEQISYDEMLELASLGAKVLQNRSVELAKKMGVNLVTRSSFNDNPGTLITKEENIMEKPLVSGIALDKNQSRVSLKGVEDRPGIASEIFNALAQEQVNVDMIVQTIGADGKTEIDFTVPQSEIECVKGVMERFRESIGEIEYKENVAKVSVVGVGMKSHSGVAAKAFTTMAKENINIEMISTSEIKISMVIDEKYAELAVRALHEAYELDK is encoded by the coding sequence GTGTTGATAGTACAAAAGTTCGGCGGTACAAGTGTCGGGGATCTCGACCGTATCGCCAATGTAGCGAAGCGTGTCGCCCGAACCCGTGACGAGGGGCACGATGTCATCGTCGTTGTCTCCGCGATGAGCGGAGAGACCAACAAGCTCATAGAGTATGCGCACTTCTTCTCCAAAACGCCGCAGAGAGAGGCGATGGATCTGCTTCTCAGTTCGGGAGAGCGTGTTACCTCGGCTCTCTTGAGCATAGCTCTCAACGAGATGGGCTACAAGAGTGTGGCTATGACCGGGCGTCAGGCGGGAATCGTCACCGACAAAAGCTACACTTCCGCCAGGATAGACCATATAGACCCGGCCCCTATGGGTAACGCGATAAAAGAGGGCAACATCGTCGTGGTAGCCGGTTTTCAGGGGATAAACCCGGACGGCAGGGTGACAACGCTGGGGCGCGGCGGCAGCGACCTCACCGCGGTGGCCATAGCGGGTGCCCTGGATGCCGACCTGTGTGAAATATATACCGACGTGGACGGCGTATATACGACAGACCCCCGCATAGAGCCCAAGGCCAGGAAGATGGAGCAGATCAGCTATGACGAGATGCTCGAGCTCGCCTCTCTCGGCGCCAAGGTGCTGCAGAACCGCTCTGTGGAGCTGGCGAAGAAGATGGGGGTCAACCTCGTCACCAGAAGCAGTTTCAACGACAACCCCGGAACATTGATTACAAAGGAAGAGAATATCATGGAAAAACCACTTGTCAGCGGTATAGCACTCGACAAAAACCAGTCACGCGTCAGTCTGAAAGGTGTCGAGGACCGTCCGGGCATAGCCTCCGAAATCTTCAATGCGCTCGCCCAGGAACAGGTCAATGTAGATATGATAGTCCAGACCATCGGTGCGGACGGCAAGACGGAGATAGACTTCACGGTCCCCCAGAGCGAGATAGAGTGCGTCAAGGGAGTGATGGAGCGTTTCAGGGAGAGCATAGGGGAGATAGAGTACAAAGAGAATGTGGCGAAGGTCTCCGTCGTGGGTGTCGGAATGAAGAGCCACAGCGGGGTTGCCGCCAAAGCTTTCACTACGATGGCGAAGGAGAATATCAACATCGAGATGATAAGCACCAGCGAGATAAAGATATCTATGGTAATAGACGAAAAGTATGCGGAGCTGGCCGTACGTGCGCTGCATGAAGCTTATGAGCTCGACAAGTAG
- a CDS encoding DNA replication regulator family has translation MKDLLNWTLEAIRGDDTMMSWLEERRYEWAPIVGNAISKILEGRSVIIITDDNSRWFEEYIVRQVNRPGTNRPLLPFFSFEALYPFASSIRKDQDVDLLFDMLTLSYPQGYFFWYIGKADHPLARIALRSDDSLLWVMDEEIANSFTLRSYDDMIDIKLLQLFRLFDRTLGAALFAEVDVDG, from the coding sequence TTGAAAGATCTTCTGAACTGGACTCTGGAGGCTATACGCGGCGACGATACGATGATGAGCTGGCTCGAAGAGCGCCGCTACGAGTGGGCTCCCATCGTCGGCAACGCGATCTCCAAAATACTGGAGGGGCGTAGTGTCATCATCATCACCGACGACAACAGCAGGTGGTTCGAAGAGTATATCGTAAGACAGGTAAACCGCCCCGGCACAAACAGGCCCCTTCTGCCCTTTTTCTCGTTCGAAGCTCTCTACCCGTTCGCCTCCTCCATCAGGAAGGACCAGGATGTGGACCTTCTGTTCGACATGCTTACACTTTCGTACCCGCAGGGTTACTTTTTCTGGTACATAGGAAAAGCGGACCATCCTCTTGCCCGTATCGCCTTGAGAAGCGACGACTCTCTGCTGTGGGTCATGGATGAGGAGATCGCCAACAGCTTCACTCTCAGATCATACGACGATATGATCGATATAAAACTGCTTCAGCTCTTCAGGCTGTTCGACAGGACACTCGGCGCAGCACTCTTTGCCGAAGTGGATGTGGACGGATAA
- a CDS encoding DNA polymerase III delta prime subunit, which yields MDAPASRIILTDSFDTVCEEIYSDYPEAEHHRIDAEDFLIEHAKEAVRKATLTGEKEKIIILSAIRFTPIAQNKLLKILEEPPAGTSFILLTPSKSGLLPTIRSRLAVENRLMRSRGSGSGLDMERFDLAALYKLLQENRRIDAKSAAALIESIAVEALASGRYRADEELLESFSEAIRLLDMGSPPGFVLTRVGVKLLKRKR from the coding sequence ATGGATGCTCCCGCTTCGAGGATCATCCTGACAGACTCTTTCGATACCGTTTGTGAAGAGATCTACTCCGATTATCCGGAGGCGGAGCACCACCGCATAGATGCCGAAGATTTTCTGATAGAGCACGCCAAAGAGGCTGTACGCAAAGCTACGCTGACCGGTGAAAAAGAGAAGATCATCATTCTAAGCGCCATCAGGTTCACCCCCATCGCACAGAACAAACTGCTGAAGATACTGGAGGAGCCGCCTGCCGGGACCTCCTTCATTCTCTTGACACCTTCAAAATCGGGACTTTTGCCTACGATACGTTCGCGTCTTGCAGTCGAAAACAGGCTGATGCGAAGCAGGGGCTCCGGGAGCGGTTTGGATATGGAGAGGTTCGATCTGGCCGCTCTTTACAAGCTTCTTCAGGAGAATAGGCGCATTGACGCCAAAAGCGCTGCGGCGCTGATAGAGAGTATCGCCGTAGAGGCTCTTGCAAGCGGCCGGTACAGAGCGGACGAAGAGCTTCTGGAGAGCTTTTCGGAGGCGATCAGGCTGCTGGACATGGGTTCACCGCCGGGCTTTGTTTTGACCAGGGTGGGAGTGAAACTTCTAAAAAGGAAGCGTTGA
- a CDS encoding alternative dihydrofolate reductase 2 /dihydropteroate synthase: protein MDIYRIDAPEDAAVFLRRIGCDRGGVFIMAKKMDTMLFAVKGLSACAANILKQDAISVGADLALPKGAVCCDKESYDGVLMGTRRQIEALIEKEKLQPPVLKRLAVKLTGFMRSFEKSVKIMGVINANDDSFYPASRFRESAAVAAIWKQVQEGADIIDIGAVSSRPGSEPVAPDEELLRLVPIVDAIKREGLLSRVEFSIDSYTPEVVAYALENGFSIVNDITGLRDESIGLLAKEFGAKLVIMHMQGTPQTMQENPSYENVILDIDRFFEERVERALGIGLDERELILDVGIGFGKRLEHNLMLLKNLSHFGRFGCELMVGASRKSMIDRISPAPVEKRLPGTLAIHLQALRRGASIVRCHDVAEHRQAIAVYEAIEKGDIL from the coding sequence ATGGATATATACAGAATAGATGCGCCTGAAGATGCCGCGGTATTTTTGAGGCGGATCGGGTGCGACAGAGGCGGTGTCTTTATCATGGCGAAAAAGATGGATACGATGCTTTTCGCCGTAAAGGGGCTCTCCGCCTGTGCCGCCAACATCCTCAAGCAGGATGCCATCAGCGTAGGCGCGGACCTGGCGCTTCCCAAGGGAGCGGTCTGCTGCGACAAGGAGAGTTACGACGGGGTTTTGATGGGTACCAGGAGGCAGATCGAGGCTCTCATAGAGAAAGAGAAGCTTCAGCCTCCGGTACTGAAGCGGCTTGCCGTGAAGCTGACCGGTTTTATGCGGAGCTTCGAAAAGAGCGTTAAAATCATGGGTGTTATCAACGCCAACGACGACAGCTTCTACCCGGCCAGCAGGTTCAGGGAGTCGGCTGCCGTGGCCGCTATATGGAAGCAGGTGCAGGAGGGTGCCGACATCATAGACATAGGTGCCGTCTCTTCGCGTCCCGGAAGCGAACCGGTAGCGCCGGACGAAGAGCTGCTGCGGCTCGTACCGATAGTTGATGCCATAAAACGGGAGGGGCTTCTCTCGCGTGTAGAGTTCAGCATAGACTCCTACACCCCGGAGGTCGTAGCTTACGCTCTTGAAAACGGTTTTTCGATCGTCAACGACATTACCGGGTTGAGAGATGAGAGTATCGGCCTGCTCGCAAAGGAGTTCGGGGCGAAGCTCGTTATCATGCACATGCAGGGAACGCCGCAGACGATGCAGGAGAATCCGTCGTATGAGAATGTCATACTGGATATAGACCGCTTCTTCGAGGAGAGAGTCGAGAGGGCACTGGGTATAGGGCTCGACGAGAGGGAGCTGATTCTCGATGTCGGTATAGGTTTCGGAAAGAGGCTGGAGCACAACCTCATGCTGCTCAAAAACCTCTCCCACTTCGGCAGGTTCGGCTGTGAGCTGATGGTGGGGGCTAGTCGAAAGTCGATGATAGACAGGATCTCTCCGGCCCCGGTGGAGAAGAGGCTGCCCGGTACGCTGGCAATACATCTTCAGGCCCTGCGCCGCGGAGCTTCGATAGTCAGATGCCACGATGTGGCGGAACACAGGCAGGCTATAGCCGTCTATGAAGCGATAGAGAAAGGGGATATTCTATGA